The following coding sequences are from one Novosphingobium sp. KACC 22771 window:
- a CDS encoding FAD-binding oxidoreductase: protein MTQTDSFLAAAAALLGPRGLTCDPDLLAPWLTDWRGRYTGAAMGLASPADSAELARLMALAGEHNVTLVPQGGNSGMSGGATPDASGASLLVSLRRMNAIGPIDLENRRVTCGAGVVLQNLHEAAEAVGLRFPLTLGGKGSATVGGLISTNAGGTQVLRHGNMRAQVLGLEAVLADGSIYSALTPLKKDNRGFDLKQLFIGSEGTLGIITAATLKLEPALAERRVIWAGVESIQAARALLLHAEKAVGEALEGFEVIPHPSLEAVFDYAPDMRSPLEGAHEWYALIEVVADAADAPTLGERVEAMLAEAFEAGLLQDAAIANSESQAEAFWGLRETVPMAERSKGPAMQHDISVPVEKMPDFITDAIARVEAAYPGTHAVAFGHLGDGNVHFHVISPKGSERAAWEASDGKAISRFVHDLVTQWGGSLSAEHGIGQMKVGELQRLGDPASLGLMRAVKSALDPKGLLNPGKLLPLE, encoded by the coding sequence ATGACACAGACCGACAGCTTTCTCGCCGCCGCCGCTGCCCTGCTTGGCCCGCGCGGATTGACGTGTGATCCTGACCTTCTGGCGCCATGGCTGACCGATTGGCGCGGGCGCTATACGGGCGCGGCCATGGGGCTCGCCTCGCCGGCCGACAGCGCAGAGCTGGCCAGGCTGATGGCGCTGGCGGGCGAGCACAATGTGACGCTGGTGCCGCAGGGGGGCAATTCTGGCATGAGCGGCGGGGCAACACCCGATGCCAGCGGGGCTTCGTTGCTGGTTTCGCTGCGACGGATGAATGCCATCGGCCCGATTGACCTTGAAAATCGCCGCGTGACCTGCGGGGCGGGCGTCGTGCTGCAAAATCTGCATGAGGCTGCCGAGGCGGTGGGCCTGCGCTTCCCCCTGACGCTGGGCGGCAAGGGTTCGGCAACGGTGGGCGGGCTGATTTCAACCAATGCGGGCGGAACCCAGGTTTTGCGCCACGGCAATATGCGCGCGCAGGTGCTGGGGCTGGAGGCGGTGCTGGCCGATGGCTCGATCTATTCCGCGCTGACGCCGCTGAAGAAAGACAATCGCGGTTTTGACCTGAAGCAGCTTTTCATCGGGTCCGAAGGCACGCTGGGCATTATTACGGCGGCCACGCTCAAGCTGGAACCGGCGCTGGCCGAGCGGCGCGTGATCTGGGCCGGGGTGGAGAGCATTCAGGCGGCGCGCGCGCTGCTGCTCCATGCTGAAAAGGCCGTGGGCGAGGCGCTGGAAGGCTTTGAGGTGATACCCCACCCCAGCCTTGAGGCGGTGTTCGATTATGCGCCCGATATGCGCTCCCCGCTGGAGGGCGCGCATGAATGGTACGCGCTGATCGAGGTTGTGGCCGATGCGGCGGATGCGCCGACACTGGGCGAGCGGGTCGAGGCGATGCTGGCCGAGGCGTTTGAGGCGGGGCTGTTGCAGGATGCGGCGATCGCCAACAGCGAATCGCAGGCCGAGGCCTTTTGGGGCCTGCGCGAAACGGTGCCCATGGCTGAGCGCAGCAAGGGACCGGCGATGCAGCACGATATATCCGTTCCGGTGGAAAAAATGCCTGACTTTATCACCGACGCCATCGCGCGCGTCGAGGCAGCCTATCCGGGCACGCATGCGGTGGCTTTTGGGCATTTGGGCGATGGGAATGTGCATTTCCACGTAATCTCGCCGAAGGGCAGCGAACGCGCCGCATGGGAGGCCTCGGACGGCAAGGCGATCAGCCGTTTTGTCCACGATCTGGTCACGCAATGGGGCGGTTCGCTCAGCGCCGAACATGGCATCGGGCAAATGAAAGTCGGAGAATTACAGCGCCTTGGCGATCCGGCCTCGCTGGGCCTGATGCGCGCGGTGAAATCCGCGTTGGACCCCAAAGGATTGCTTAACCCCGGAAAGCTATTGCCCTTGGAATGA
- a CDS encoding SapC family protein codes for MASAPQNANLPLFYNDLVPLNSRDHANFKSQSTDKATWLIGQHAVPLTVEEFPQAARHFPIVFSSGDQPVPLALMGLNEGVNVFVDAEGKLTSDVYVPAYVRRYPFMLARLTPDAQELSLCFDPTTNLLGEEVDGAALFDGEAPSEATKNMLQFCENFEEAGMRTAAFVEELKKHNLLMEGEVGIQQEGNDQPFVYRGFQMVDQAKLREIRGDVLRGWNQSGLLPLLFAHLFSLDLLREIFARQVQLGVGPVVLPQVAPVA; via the coding sequence ATGGCCAGCGCGCCGCAGAACGCCAACCTGCCGCTGTTCTACAACGACCTCGTTCCGCTCAACAGCCGGGACCACGCCAATTTCAAGAGCCAGAGCACCGACAAGGCGACCTGGTTGATTGGCCAGCATGCCGTTCCGCTGACGGTTGAGGAATTCCCGCAGGCCGCGCGCCATTTCCCCATCGTGTTCTCCAGCGGCGATCAGCCGGTTCCGCTGGCGCTGATGGGCCTGAACGAAGGCGTGAACGTTTTCGTCGACGCCGAGGGCAAGCTGACCTCGGACGTCTATGTCCCGGCCTATGTCCGCCGCTATCCCTTCATGCTGGCCCGCCTGACGCCCGACGCGCAGGAACTCTCGCTCTGCTTTGACCCCACCACCAACCTGCTGGGTGAAGAAGTTGACGGCGCGGCCCTGTTCGATGGCGAGGCGCCCAGCGAAGCCACCAAGAACATGCTGCAGTTCTGCGAAAACTTTGAAGAAGCCGGCATGCGCACCGCCGCTTTTGTCGAAGAACTCAAGAAGCACAACCTGCTGATGGAAGGCGAAGTCGGCATCCAGCAGGAAGGCAATGATCAGCCTTTCGTGTATCGTGGCTTCCAGATGGTCGATCAGGCCAAGCTGCGCGAAATTCGCGGCGATGTTCTGCGCGGCTGGAACCAGTCGGGCCTGCTGCCGCTGCTGTTCGCCCATCTCTTCAGCCTTGACCTGCTGCGCGAGATCTTTGCCCGCCAGGTTCAGCTCGGCGTTGGCCCGGTGGTCCTGCCGCAGGTGGCCCCGGTCGCCTGA
- a CDS encoding N-formylglutamate amidohydrolase, whose translation MDEFRSELCDSQGVIRREGGVIPGLGEPAFSIFSPAVSRLPVVIAAPHGGRRYPADVLARMRYPDIAALRLEDRLVDQLALVLARESGAGLMLAHAPRAMLDLNRADDDVDWDMLGLAAPGPGPANGRARSGLGLVPRRLPGMGEIWRGRLSRAEVEARIEGIHRPYHAALADLVAQERARWGAVLLIDLHSMPPLPRVIGQEAATIVVGDRFGASCHGELVARTFSHFAAKGVPAAHNRPYAGGFALDHHAAPRRGVHAMQLEVDRAAYLDSSLIGIGPGFDGMVALLSGLVTALGAQVAAMGGRRSGEAWPEAAE comes from the coding sequence ATGGATGAATTTCGGTCTGAACTGTGCGATTCGCAGGGTGTGATCCGCCGAGAGGGCGGTGTGATCCCCGGCCTTGGGGAGCCGGCCTTTTCCATTTTCTCGCCTGCGGTCTCGCGTTTGCCGGTGGTGATCGCCGCGCCCCATGGTGGGCGGCGCTATCCCGCTGATGTGCTGGCGCGGATGCGTTATCCTGACATTGCGGCGCTGCGGCTGGAGGATCGGCTGGTCGATCAATTGGCGCTGGTGCTGGCGCGTGAGAGCGGAGCGGGCTTGATGCTGGCCCACGCGCCGCGCGCGATGCTGGATCTGAACCGCGCCGATGATGATGTGGATTGGGATATGCTCGGCCTTGCGGCGCCGGGGCCGGGGCCTGCCAACGGGCGCGCGCGCAGCGGGCTGGGTCTGGTGCCGCGCCGCTTGCCCGGCATGGGCGAAATCTGGCGCGGGCGTCTGTCCCGGGCCGAGGTCGAGGCGCGCATCGAGGGCATTCACCGGCCGTATCATGCGGCTCTGGCCGATCTGGTGGCGCAGGAGCGCGCGCGTTGGGGGGCAGTGTTGCTGATCGACCTCCACTCGATGCCGCCCCTGCCGCGCGTGATCGGTCAGGAGGCGGCCACGATTGTCGTGGGCGACCGGTTTGGCGCCAGTTGTCATGGCGAACTGGTGGCGCGGACCTTTTCTCATTTCGCGGCCAAAGGTGTGCCCGCAGCGCATAACCGGCCCTATGCCGGCGGTTTCGCGTTGGACCATCATGCCGCGCCGCGCCGGGGTGTGCATGCGATGCAATTGGAGGTGGATCGGGCCGCCTATCTCGACTCATCATTGATCGGCATCGGGCCGGGCTTCGACGGGATGGTGGCGCTCTTGTCGGGGCTGGTAACGGCGCTGGGGGCGCAGGTTGCCGCTATGGGCGGGCGCCGTTCGGGCGAGGCATGGCCGGAGGCGGCCGAATAA
- the cpdR gene encoding cell cycle two-component system response regulator CpdR, with protein sequence MIRILLAEDEAAMRTYLARALENAGYDVVAVDRGTAALPYLEREHFDLLLSDIVMPEMDGIELAQRCAEISPDTKVIFITGFAAVTLKASREAPQAKVLSKPFHLRDLVAEVQRVFGQPSQISV encoded by the coding sequence ATGATCCGAATCCTGCTTGCCGAAGACGAAGCCGCCATGCGCACCTATCTGGCCCGCGCGCTGGAGAACGCAGGGTATGACGTTGTGGCAGTGGATCGCGGCACGGCGGCCCTGCCCTATCTGGAGCGGGAGCATTTCGACCTCTTGCTGTCCGACATCGTGATGCCCGAAATGGACGGCATCGAACTGGCCCAGCGCTGCGCCGAAATCAGCCCCGACACCAAAGTGATCTTCATCACCGGCTTTGCCGCCGTCACGCTCAAGGCAAGCCGCGAGGCGCCCCAGGCCAAGGTGCTGTCCAAGCCCTTCCACCTGCGCGATCTGGTGGCCGAAGTGCAGCGCGTGTTTGGCCAGCCCAGCCAAATCAGCGTCTAA